Proteins from one Nicotiana tabacum cultivar K326 chromosome 23, ASM71507v2, whole genome shotgun sequence genomic window:
- the LOC107799732 gene encoding type I inositol polyphosphate 5-phosphatase 2 isoform X4, which produces MLMKARRGRRSQAFWPSIVMKKWLNIAPKVYDFSEDEVDTETETCSLKDERVLEDHGHRKPGKLNECQTQTSGKPRHRRGKSETLRVQYINKKDVRVTVGTWNVAGRLPDEDLDIDEWLYMQQPADIYILGFQEVVPLSAGNVLGAENRRPVPKWEAIIRRTLNRTQDPETNIKSYSAPPSPVLRTSSAADIIADTPALDMMADASLDTTSFRENNTINLGKNIHFYGTDCDSRLDWPERSLDATPQVLSSSFKLRRVLSSCARVGFGSIDNPLAFDGRGLKRVHQSSGNLGVMWVDQQDVPLVLDSLSDQFPDEENDLFEEFLEVNKEESSVLNHAVKSRPMYVRIVSKQMVGIYVSVWVRRRLRRHINNLQVSSVGIGLMGYMGNKGSVSVSMSLFQSRLCFVCSHLSSGQKDGAEQRRNSDVNEIMRRTRFSSIFDTDADEPQTIPSHDQIFWFGDLNYRISMVDAKVRKLIANKQWDELLNSDQLNKELRNGHVFAGWKEGLINFAPTYKYEINSDRYSGEIPREGEKKRSPAWCDRILWVGTGIKQLFYKRAGPRLSDHRPVSSMFSVEVEIFDHRKLQRVLNVNTAAIHPEILLETEE; this is translated from the exons ATGCTAATGAAAGCCAGAAGAGGAAGGAGATCTCAG GCCTTTTGGCCCTCCATTGTGATGAAGAAATGGCTGAATATTGCTCCTAAAGTGTATGATTTTAGTGAAGATGAAGTTGACACCGAAACGGAGA CTTGCTCTCTCAAAGATGAAAGGGTGCTTGAAGATCATGGACATAGAAAACCGGGGAAGCTTAACGAATGCCAGACTCAAACTTCAG GGAAACCAAGACACAGGAGAGGGAAATCAGAAACCTTGAGAGTTCAGTATATTAACAAGAAAGATGTGAG AGTTACTGTGGGTACTTGGAATGTGGCTGGAAGACTTCCAGATGAGGATCTAGACATTGATGAATGGCTTTATATGCAACAACCTGCAGATATCTATATTCTTGG CTTCCAAGAGGTGGTCCCTCTGAGTGCTGGAAACGTACTGGGAGCAGAAAATAGAAGACCAGTTCCAAAATGGGAAGCCATCATCCGAAGAACATTAAACAGGACACAAGACCCTGAAACTAATATCAAGAGTTATAGTGCTCCACCATCTCCAGTTTTAAGGACTTCTTCTGCTGCTGACATAATTGCTGATACTCCTGCACTGGATATGATGGCAGATGCATCACTGGACACAACTTCCTTTCGTGAAAACAATACTATCAACCTAGGAAAGAATATACATTTCTATGGCACTGATTGTGATAGTAGATTGGATTGGCCTGAACGTTCACTTGATGCAACACCTCAAGTTCTTTCTTCTAGTTTCAAGTTGAGGAGAGTCTTGAGTAGTTGCGCGAGAGTTGGTTTTGGTAGCATAGACAACCCTCTTGCTTTTGATGGCAGAGGGTTAAAGAGGGTGCACCAAAGCTCAGGAAACTTAGGAGTAATGTGGGTGGATCAACAAGATGTACCTCTAGTTCTTGATTCTCTTTCTGATCAATTTCCTGACGAGGAAAATGacttgtttgaagaatttctagAGGTCAACAAAGAAGAAAGTTCAGTTCTAAATCATGCAGTGAAGTCACGTCCGATGTATGTTCGTATTGTCAGCAAGCAGATGGTTGGTATATATGTATCAGTTTGGGTACGTAGAAGATTGAGGAGGCACATAAACAACTTGCAAGTCTCCTCTGTTGGAATTGGACTAATGGGGTACATGGGCAATAAG GGATCTGTTTCTGTGAGCATGTCACTTTTCCAGTCACGGCTATGCTTTGTTTGTTCTCATTTGTCATCTGGTCAAAAGGATGGAGCTGAGCAAAGGCGCAACTCTGATGTCAATGAAATCATGAGGCGTACTCGTTTCTCATCCATATTTGACACAGATGCAGATGAACCACAAACAATTCCATCTCATGA TCAGATATTCTGGTTTGGAGATTTGAATTATCGAATCAGTATGGTGGATGCTAAGGTACGGAAGCTTATCGCCAATAAGCAATGGGATGAACTTCTCAATAGTGATCAG TTAAACAAAGAACTCCGAAATGGACATGTCTTTGCTGGTTGGAAGGAAGGGTTGATTAACTTTGCACCAACTTACAAGTATGAAATCAACAGTGATAGATACAGTGGAGAAATTCCAAgagaaggggaaaagaagagatCACCAGCATG GTGTGATCGTATACTCTGGGTTGGAACCGGTATAAAACAGCTCTTCTACAAGCGAGCAGGACCAAGACTATCAGATCATCGGCCTGTAAGTTCAATGTTCTCAGTAGAAGTGGAAATATTTGACCATAGAAAGCTACAGAGAGTTCTAAATGTTAACACCGCTGCTATACATCCTGAGATTCTGCTTGAAACTGAAGAGTAA
- the LOC107799732 gene encoding type I inositol polyphosphate 5-phosphatase 2 isoform X1 — protein MLMKARRGRRSQAFWPSIVMKKWLNIAPKVYDFSEDEVDTETESEDDACSLKDERVLEDHGHRKPGKLNECQTQTSGTNQNCRKPRHRRGKSETLRVQYINKKDVRVTVGTWNVAGRLPDEDLDIDEWLYMQQPADIYILGFQEVVPLSAGNVLGAENRRPVPKWEAIIRRTLNRTQDPETNIKSYSAPPSPVLRTSSAADIIADTPALDMMADASLDTTSFRENNTINLGKNIHFYGTDCDSRLDWPERSLDATPQVLSSSFKLRRVLSSCARVGFGSIDNPLAFDGRGLKRVHQSSGNLGVMWVDQQDVPLVLDSLSDQFPDEENDLFEEFLEVNKEESSVLNHAVKSRPMYVRIVSKQMVGIYVSVWVRRRLRRHINNLQVSSVGIGLMGYMGNKGSVSVSMSLFQSRLCFVCSHLSSGQKDGAEQRRNSDVNEIMRRTRFSSIFDTDADEPQTIPSHDQIFWFGDLNYRISMVDAKVRKLIANKQWDELLNSDQLNKELRNGHVFAGWKEGLINFAPTYKYEINSDRYSGEIPREGEKKRSPAWCDRILWVGTGIKQLFYKRAGPRLSDHRPVSSMFSVEVEIFDHRKLQRVLNVNTAAIHPEILLETEE, from the exons ATGCTAATGAAAGCCAGAAGAGGAAGGAGATCTCAG GCCTTTTGGCCCTCCATTGTGATGAAGAAATGGCTGAATATTGCTCCTAAAGTGTATGATTTTAGTGAAGATGAAGTTGACACCGAAACGGAGAGTGAGGATGATG CTTGCTCTCTCAAAGATGAAAGGGTGCTTGAAGATCATGGACATAGAAAACCGGGGAAGCTTAACGAATGCCAGACTCAAACTTCAGGCACTAATCAAAACTGCA GGAAACCAAGACACAGGAGAGGGAAATCAGAAACCTTGAGAGTTCAGTATATTAACAAGAAAGATGTGAG AGTTACTGTGGGTACTTGGAATGTGGCTGGAAGACTTCCAGATGAGGATCTAGACATTGATGAATGGCTTTATATGCAACAACCTGCAGATATCTATATTCTTGG CTTCCAAGAGGTGGTCCCTCTGAGTGCTGGAAACGTACTGGGAGCAGAAAATAGAAGACCAGTTCCAAAATGGGAAGCCATCATCCGAAGAACATTAAACAGGACACAAGACCCTGAAACTAATATCAAGAGTTATAGTGCTCCACCATCTCCAGTTTTAAGGACTTCTTCTGCTGCTGACATAATTGCTGATACTCCTGCACTGGATATGATGGCAGATGCATCACTGGACACAACTTCCTTTCGTGAAAACAATACTATCAACCTAGGAAAGAATATACATTTCTATGGCACTGATTGTGATAGTAGATTGGATTGGCCTGAACGTTCACTTGATGCAACACCTCAAGTTCTTTCTTCTAGTTTCAAGTTGAGGAGAGTCTTGAGTAGTTGCGCGAGAGTTGGTTTTGGTAGCATAGACAACCCTCTTGCTTTTGATGGCAGAGGGTTAAAGAGGGTGCACCAAAGCTCAGGAAACTTAGGAGTAATGTGGGTGGATCAACAAGATGTACCTCTAGTTCTTGATTCTCTTTCTGATCAATTTCCTGACGAGGAAAATGacttgtttgaagaatttctagAGGTCAACAAAGAAGAAAGTTCAGTTCTAAATCATGCAGTGAAGTCACGTCCGATGTATGTTCGTATTGTCAGCAAGCAGATGGTTGGTATATATGTATCAGTTTGGGTACGTAGAAGATTGAGGAGGCACATAAACAACTTGCAAGTCTCCTCTGTTGGAATTGGACTAATGGGGTACATGGGCAATAAG GGATCTGTTTCTGTGAGCATGTCACTTTTCCAGTCACGGCTATGCTTTGTTTGTTCTCATTTGTCATCTGGTCAAAAGGATGGAGCTGAGCAAAGGCGCAACTCTGATGTCAATGAAATCATGAGGCGTACTCGTTTCTCATCCATATTTGACACAGATGCAGATGAACCACAAACAATTCCATCTCATGA TCAGATATTCTGGTTTGGAGATTTGAATTATCGAATCAGTATGGTGGATGCTAAGGTACGGAAGCTTATCGCCAATAAGCAATGGGATGAACTTCTCAATAGTGATCAG TTAAACAAAGAACTCCGAAATGGACATGTCTTTGCTGGTTGGAAGGAAGGGTTGATTAACTTTGCACCAACTTACAAGTATGAAATCAACAGTGATAGATACAGTGGAGAAATTCCAAgagaaggggaaaagaagagatCACCAGCATG GTGTGATCGTATACTCTGGGTTGGAACCGGTATAAAACAGCTCTTCTACAAGCGAGCAGGACCAAGACTATCAGATCATCGGCCTGTAAGTTCAATGTTCTCAGTAGAAGTGGAAATATTTGACCATAGAAAGCTACAGAGAGTTCTAAATGTTAACACCGCTGCTATACATCCTGAGATTCTGCTTGAAACTGAAGAGTAA
- the LOC107799732 gene encoding type I inositol polyphosphate 5-phosphatase 2 isoform X3 has product MLMKARRGRRSQAFWPSIVMKKWLNIAPKVYDFSEDEVDTETESEDDACSLKDERVLEDHGHRKPGKLNECQTQTSGKPRHRRGKSETLRVQYINKKDVRVTVGTWNVAGRLPDEDLDIDEWLYMQQPADIYILGFQEVVPLSAGNVLGAENRRPVPKWEAIIRRTLNRTQDPETNIKSYSAPPSPVLRTSSAADIIADTPALDMMADASLDTTSFRENNTINLGKNIHFYGTDCDSRLDWPERSLDATPQVLSSSFKLRRVLSSCARVGFGSIDNPLAFDGRGLKRVHQSSGNLGVMWVDQQDVPLVLDSLSDQFPDEENDLFEEFLEVNKEESSVLNHAVKSRPMYVRIVSKQMVGIYVSVWVRRRLRRHINNLQVSSVGIGLMGYMGNKGSVSVSMSLFQSRLCFVCSHLSSGQKDGAEQRRNSDVNEIMRRTRFSSIFDTDADEPQTIPSHDQIFWFGDLNYRISMVDAKVRKLIANKQWDELLNSDQLNKELRNGHVFAGWKEGLINFAPTYKYEINSDRYSGEIPREGEKKRSPAWCDRILWVGTGIKQLFYKRAGPRLSDHRPVSSMFSVEVEIFDHRKLQRVLNVNTAAIHPEILLETEE; this is encoded by the exons ATGCTAATGAAAGCCAGAAGAGGAAGGAGATCTCAG GCCTTTTGGCCCTCCATTGTGATGAAGAAATGGCTGAATATTGCTCCTAAAGTGTATGATTTTAGTGAAGATGAAGTTGACACCGAAACGGAGAGTGAGGATGATG CTTGCTCTCTCAAAGATGAAAGGGTGCTTGAAGATCATGGACATAGAAAACCGGGGAAGCTTAACGAATGCCAGACTCAAACTTCAG GGAAACCAAGACACAGGAGAGGGAAATCAGAAACCTTGAGAGTTCAGTATATTAACAAGAAAGATGTGAG AGTTACTGTGGGTACTTGGAATGTGGCTGGAAGACTTCCAGATGAGGATCTAGACATTGATGAATGGCTTTATATGCAACAACCTGCAGATATCTATATTCTTGG CTTCCAAGAGGTGGTCCCTCTGAGTGCTGGAAACGTACTGGGAGCAGAAAATAGAAGACCAGTTCCAAAATGGGAAGCCATCATCCGAAGAACATTAAACAGGACACAAGACCCTGAAACTAATATCAAGAGTTATAGTGCTCCACCATCTCCAGTTTTAAGGACTTCTTCTGCTGCTGACATAATTGCTGATACTCCTGCACTGGATATGATGGCAGATGCATCACTGGACACAACTTCCTTTCGTGAAAACAATACTATCAACCTAGGAAAGAATATACATTTCTATGGCACTGATTGTGATAGTAGATTGGATTGGCCTGAACGTTCACTTGATGCAACACCTCAAGTTCTTTCTTCTAGTTTCAAGTTGAGGAGAGTCTTGAGTAGTTGCGCGAGAGTTGGTTTTGGTAGCATAGACAACCCTCTTGCTTTTGATGGCAGAGGGTTAAAGAGGGTGCACCAAAGCTCAGGAAACTTAGGAGTAATGTGGGTGGATCAACAAGATGTACCTCTAGTTCTTGATTCTCTTTCTGATCAATTTCCTGACGAGGAAAATGacttgtttgaagaatttctagAGGTCAACAAAGAAGAAAGTTCAGTTCTAAATCATGCAGTGAAGTCACGTCCGATGTATGTTCGTATTGTCAGCAAGCAGATGGTTGGTATATATGTATCAGTTTGGGTACGTAGAAGATTGAGGAGGCACATAAACAACTTGCAAGTCTCCTCTGTTGGAATTGGACTAATGGGGTACATGGGCAATAAG GGATCTGTTTCTGTGAGCATGTCACTTTTCCAGTCACGGCTATGCTTTGTTTGTTCTCATTTGTCATCTGGTCAAAAGGATGGAGCTGAGCAAAGGCGCAACTCTGATGTCAATGAAATCATGAGGCGTACTCGTTTCTCATCCATATTTGACACAGATGCAGATGAACCACAAACAATTCCATCTCATGA TCAGATATTCTGGTTTGGAGATTTGAATTATCGAATCAGTATGGTGGATGCTAAGGTACGGAAGCTTATCGCCAATAAGCAATGGGATGAACTTCTCAATAGTGATCAG TTAAACAAAGAACTCCGAAATGGACATGTCTTTGCTGGTTGGAAGGAAGGGTTGATTAACTTTGCACCAACTTACAAGTATGAAATCAACAGTGATAGATACAGTGGAGAAATTCCAAgagaaggggaaaagaagagatCACCAGCATG GTGTGATCGTATACTCTGGGTTGGAACCGGTATAAAACAGCTCTTCTACAAGCGAGCAGGACCAAGACTATCAGATCATCGGCCTGTAAGTTCAATGTTCTCAGTAGAAGTGGAAATATTTGACCATAGAAAGCTACAGAGAGTTCTAAATGTTAACACCGCTGCTATACATCCTGAGATTCTGCTTGAAACTGAAGAGTAA
- the LOC107799732 gene encoding type I inositol polyphosphate 5-phosphatase 2 isoform X2 produces the protein MLMKARRGRRSQAFWPSIVMKKWLNIAPKVYDFSEDEVDTETETCSLKDERVLEDHGHRKPGKLNECQTQTSGTNQNCRKPRHRRGKSETLRVQYINKKDVRVTVGTWNVAGRLPDEDLDIDEWLYMQQPADIYILGFQEVVPLSAGNVLGAENRRPVPKWEAIIRRTLNRTQDPETNIKSYSAPPSPVLRTSSAADIIADTPALDMMADASLDTTSFRENNTINLGKNIHFYGTDCDSRLDWPERSLDATPQVLSSSFKLRRVLSSCARVGFGSIDNPLAFDGRGLKRVHQSSGNLGVMWVDQQDVPLVLDSLSDQFPDEENDLFEEFLEVNKEESSVLNHAVKSRPMYVRIVSKQMVGIYVSVWVRRRLRRHINNLQVSSVGIGLMGYMGNKGSVSVSMSLFQSRLCFVCSHLSSGQKDGAEQRRNSDVNEIMRRTRFSSIFDTDADEPQTIPSHDQIFWFGDLNYRISMVDAKVRKLIANKQWDELLNSDQLNKELRNGHVFAGWKEGLINFAPTYKYEINSDRYSGEIPREGEKKRSPAWCDRILWVGTGIKQLFYKRAGPRLSDHRPVSSMFSVEVEIFDHRKLQRVLNVNTAAIHPEILLETEE, from the exons ATGCTAATGAAAGCCAGAAGAGGAAGGAGATCTCAG GCCTTTTGGCCCTCCATTGTGATGAAGAAATGGCTGAATATTGCTCCTAAAGTGTATGATTTTAGTGAAGATGAAGTTGACACCGAAACGGAGA CTTGCTCTCTCAAAGATGAAAGGGTGCTTGAAGATCATGGACATAGAAAACCGGGGAAGCTTAACGAATGCCAGACTCAAACTTCAGGCACTAATCAAAACTGCA GGAAACCAAGACACAGGAGAGGGAAATCAGAAACCTTGAGAGTTCAGTATATTAACAAGAAAGATGTGAG AGTTACTGTGGGTACTTGGAATGTGGCTGGAAGACTTCCAGATGAGGATCTAGACATTGATGAATGGCTTTATATGCAACAACCTGCAGATATCTATATTCTTGG CTTCCAAGAGGTGGTCCCTCTGAGTGCTGGAAACGTACTGGGAGCAGAAAATAGAAGACCAGTTCCAAAATGGGAAGCCATCATCCGAAGAACATTAAACAGGACACAAGACCCTGAAACTAATATCAAGAGTTATAGTGCTCCACCATCTCCAGTTTTAAGGACTTCTTCTGCTGCTGACATAATTGCTGATACTCCTGCACTGGATATGATGGCAGATGCATCACTGGACACAACTTCCTTTCGTGAAAACAATACTATCAACCTAGGAAAGAATATACATTTCTATGGCACTGATTGTGATAGTAGATTGGATTGGCCTGAACGTTCACTTGATGCAACACCTCAAGTTCTTTCTTCTAGTTTCAAGTTGAGGAGAGTCTTGAGTAGTTGCGCGAGAGTTGGTTTTGGTAGCATAGACAACCCTCTTGCTTTTGATGGCAGAGGGTTAAAGAGGGTGCACCAAAGCTCAGGAAACTTAGGAGTAATGTGGGTGGATCAACAAGATGTACCTCTAGTTCTTGATTCTCTTTCTGATCAATTTCCTGACGAGGAAAATGacttgtttgaagaatttctagAGGTCAACAAAGAAGAAAGTTCAGTTCTAAATCATGCAGTGAAGTCACGTCCGATGTATGTTCGTATTGTCAGCAAGCAGATGGTTGGTATATATGTATCAGTTTGGGTACGTAGAAGATTGAGGAGGCACATAAACAACTTGCAAGTCTCCTCTGTTGGAATTGGACTAATGGGGTACATGGGCAATAAG GGATCTGTTTCTGTGAGCATGTCACTTTTCCAGTCACGGCTATGCTTTGTTTGTTCTCATTTGTCATCTGGTCAAAAGGATGGAGCTGAGCAAAGGCGCAACTCTGATGTCAATGAAATCATGAGGCGTACTCGTTTCTCATCCATATTTGACACAGATGCAGATGAACCACAAACAATTCCATCTCATGA TCAGATATTCTGGTTTGGAGATTTGAATTATCGAATCAGTATGGTGGATGCTAAGGTACGGAAGCTTATCGCCAATAAGCAATGGGATGAACTTCTCAATAGTGATCAG TTAAACAAAGAACTCCGAAATGGACATGTCTTTGCTGGTTGGAAGGAAGGGTTGATTAACTTTGCACCAACTTACAAGTATGAAATCAACAGTGATAGATACAGTGGAGAAATTCCAAgagaaggggaaaagaagagatCACCAGCATG GTGTGATCGTATACTCTGGGTTGGAACCGGTATAAAACAGCTCTTCTACAAGCGAGCAGGACCAAGACTATCAGATCATCGGCCTGTAAGTTCAATGTTCTCAGTAGAAGTGGAAATATTTGACCATAGAAAGCTACAGAGAGTTCTAAATGTTAACACCGCTGCTATACATCCTGAGATTCTGCTTGAAACTGAAGAGTAA